CGCCCCGAAGAACGCTTTTTAAGCTCGTGGGTAAAGCGTCAGGcgctccctcttctcccatGCCTGCCAAACCGCAGTGACGTACAGGTGGCAACTGCGTGTGCATGGAGTGATCCCCTGCTTGTGGAGCATGAGGCTGTCATTCCTCTGGTGCCGGTGTGCTACGACGACATGCACTGAAGTCGTCTGGCGCCTCGaccccaccaccgcgcaTGCTGCGCAGAGACACAAGCGTACGTGTATATTGAGAATGGggcccgcacacacacacacacacacacaccctttCCCATGCATGGGGCTCGTACATAAACACGCGCTGAGTGGTGCGTGGTACACTCAGAgtgagaggggggaggagatggaCGGGTACACGATGCAGAGCTGGTACGTGGAGCCTGTGTTCCATCTCTGTTGGCAACAACTCACATAAAAAAATGGTCTGAGCTCATGGCAGCGCTGTAGCCGGCTGTGTCCTGGAGCCCCtctgtatgtgtatgtgatGGGGCTGCGCTGGGCAAGGGGCTGGACTGGCAGTGCTGTCCTACTCGCGTGGGTCTgttgtggctgctgatgcgcttGCTCGTCACCGTTTCCTTTTACCTACCGCCCCCTTCATCGTATACGTTTGGCGGGCGTTTGTCATGACGCGTGCGTCAAAGGGAGGCGAGTGCACGAGGCGGCAGGAAACGGTCGTGTATGCGCGACCCGCACTCCCCAGACGTCCTCCTTGCATTGGGGGAAGCTGGTGTTCGCCTTTCGGCCGTTGCCCTCGAAAGCTGTCTGCTGAGCACTGACGCCACGCTCTTGCTCTTGGtctcttccttccttccttccccctccccctccgccgcttccgccttcttcggcaGTTTCAACGTCATACACGCTGCGTGCCGTTCAGCCACTACACACAGCATGGACGTCGCACATAATCGATCGCTCGGGTTCGCCGGGAAGGAGATCTTGTTCCGCAAGATCGAGTTTGAGCGCTATCGGAAACCGCACGTCGTGGAATACCCCCGTAGCGCCGTTGTCCTCAACCCGCAGCACACACGTCAGCTCCGCGATGCGATGtgcacgcagcggcagggtGTCGaacacaacagcagcgacgcagacgacggcgaccaGGGGGAGGCGCCCCGCAGATACTCGGacagcgacgatgacgacgacgatgaccCGCAGCGCGTCGACAAGGCGACACAGCTGTGCTCCGACGCGCAGTTTCGCGGCAGCCTACACTTGTGCTGGCAGGCCATCACACCTGTTGGACTGGGGCTCATGAATCTTGGCAACACGTGCTTCGCGAACAGCGTGCTGCAAGCACTGGCCCATACCCCGGCGGTGGCACAGTACTTCATGAACACGTTTCGCTCAGCAGACAGCCAGCTTGGTGCCCCCTTCGACTTTGCCTTCGCCCTTGCCGAGACGTTTCGCAAGATGCAGCACGCGCCACAGCAGGGCCgaaccggcggcggcggtgcgtaCCGACCTGGGCAGATCATGAGCAACCTCCGTCTGCTCTCAAAGCACTTCTCCATTGGGCGGCAGAGCGACGCGCATGAGTTTGCGGTGCAACTTCTCTTTTCGTGTCAGAAAtccctgctgcaccgccttgtCGGTTCCAAGAAGGTGCACCCACGGGTGGCGCACACCACCGCGCTTCACCGCATCTGCGGCGGCTACCTGCTCTCACAGGTGACGTGGTCGCGCCAGGAAGAGATTCAGCAGTTGCTGCGCGCCGGcaagcagcaggaggcgatGGATCTCAAGATGGAGGCAAAGCAAGCAGAGGGGAAGCGGGCACAGCGTGCCTCACGGCACGGCCTTGACCCTCAGACCCTGTGCTCCAACACCTACGACCCCTTTACGATTCTCTCGGTGGAGTTAGCGGGgcacacgctgcagcactgcctTGACAAGTTCTGCGCGGTCGAGGAACTCGATGGCCGCTCTTACCTGTCCCCACGCCAGgtcggtgtgcgcgcgaAGAAAAAGCTAAGCATCCACGTCCCGCCGCCCGTGTTCGTCATCCACGTGAAGCGCTTTACCCCCTCCGGCAGCAAAATTAACAAGCACGTGCTGTTCCCGCTAGAGCTGGACATTACCCGCTACTGCACCCTactgtcgtcgtcgtcatcgccgccgccgccgccgaatcACCTGCAGCCGCACAATGGTATGTCCTCCCCAGCGACAACGAAGAGAGCCGATTGCCAGTACGAGCTCAACGCCGTATGCGTTCACGAGGGACGTTCCATTGACTACGGCCACTACTACACCCTGGCCAAGGCCCCTAATGGCATGTGGTACGAGTTCAACGACAGCCATGTTAGTCGTCTTTCGGAGGACCAGCTGCAACAGGCACAGGTGTACATGCTCTTCTACTCCCGAAAGCCCACGGTCGCCGCTGAGATGATGCAGCcgccgcatcagcagcagcacaacatccgcggcagcgcaccggcCTCTGTgtcttcctccgccgcctccaagCTCGGCGCGATGACAGCAGTGGAAGAGGACGGCGCTGTTGGGCAAGAGCTGAGCGAGTCGGAGGTGCAGGTACTACTGGAGAAACGCCGCGCTGTGCAACGGCAGGCGGGCAGTTTAAACGGGTGtcgctcttcctcgtctGCGACGGCTGCAGAGAAGCCGCAACTCCTGTCCAACACTTCTggcgacagcgatgacgagGGTCACGCCGTCGAGCCCACGTCTTTGTCGTCGAGCAAGTCTGCCCGGGCGCAGACCTTCAAGCGCATGCAAGAGGCGCTTCCAACGGACTCGgacagcaacagcgacgacgaAAAGCAGGACCGCGCATATGTACTCCGGCTGCCGGCACAGCTGAACGGATGCACAGTGCAGGACAGCCACATCGAGGCAGACGTAGCGCCACAACCCTCACGGCGAGATGACGAGCACGACGCACCGGCGGACGGCGAGGCGCCGCTCAAGCTGGCCAAGGTTTCACTGTATGGTGGCATCATTAAGTCGATGAAGCGCATGTTGaaggacggcgccgacggtggTGCGTCCACCgacacgacggcgccgcagcagcagcggaagagcCCAAACTTTCGGGTTGGCCGGAACGCCGTGCAAGCACTGCATCAGCGCAAGGTGCTCAACACCCCTGAGACGGTGCGACGACCGGCATCTGCACCCAAGttccagcagcgcatccgtGATCCCATGTGGGAGATGGAGATGGACCGCGGCAAGGTGAAGAAGGTCAAGTCTaaggagaaggcgccggATCCGTTTGAAGGCGTCAACCCCTTCCAGGAAGTGTCGCGAGGCATGTTCGACGTTcgtggacggcggcgtcgggcGTAGGAAGAGCTTCTGCGATTGCGCACCGCTGGGCTTGCCTGCCCGCCTacctgcctgtgtgtgcgtgcgagggTGCCGCTTTAGTGCAGGAGATCATcgctttctcctcctcccccctcctccctctacCAAGCATATGCATGTGCATggccacctgctgctgagatgccgccaccgtcaccatATGATGCGCGTCGCCACGCTCTCCGTGCGCAAATTTgcggctgtgcgtgtgtttgaCCTCCATCGATTAAGCTCTTACGAGTTTTTATTtcgcgtgcgcgtatgtgtgtatgtgtgttctGTGTATAAGTGGGCAGTGAGAgggggcgacggcggcagaggatgATTATGTGctgcccgcccccccccctgcccccCCGCTCCCCTCCGTTGTGACTCGTAGTGAGTCGTCGCTTGAGAGTAAGTGTCAtcgtgatggtggtggtgtgtgtctATGGACTGTCTGTACCACTCACTCTCACTGTCTAGCTCTTCGTGCGTCATCCTTTCCGTGTGAGGGGATCTGTGTATGTATGCTCTTTGCGCCAGCCCACACCACGTGCATCATCCGGCAACCGTTGTactgcagcgcgcacgcgcacgcacacttaCTAAGAGCGTGAGAATAAGTGAAGGAGAATAAGCCACATGATAAATATGAGCCGAGTCTctgccagcagcacccggccgcagccgcagctgcagacgcTGAAATACGCAATATTTGGCCGCCACGGTAggtgcacccctccccctcctcctcctcttctctcttccacgcgctctttcttttctctgtgAGTTGCCTGCCTGCAAGCGCTGTAACATGCCTCAGGCACCAACGATTGCAGGCAAAAAAACGAGAGACATCAAGGGGAAGTGAAGCGTGTTCGTatcgccgcctctgcgttGGCGCAGACCGCCTCTGATGCAGGgctccccgcccccacccccacccttccTCTTGGAGGGAAAGTAGTCCGCAGTTGTTGTTGCTTGCGTCTGTCTCGCACAccctttccccttctcctccatgCCCTTGGCTACTCGCTTGTCTTCCTCGAAACCTATGCGTGGCGCATCACAAacttcacacacacacacacacgcgccaaTGCTCTGCGCTCGCCTCCCCAAAGTTGATTAGAATCTACGCAGCATCACACCTGCCCTCCTGCGGTtcgcagctctctctctctctctccgcctttGGCTCTTGCTCGCGTGTCACTTGTTCATCAATACCCCCAACTAAACCCTTAACCGTTCAAGATGATGCGCCGTGCCATTGCTCAGCCCGTCGCccgtcgcgcggcggccgcctccagtGCGCTCGTGGTTGCCCCTCGCCAGGCCTCCACTGTCGCCCTCTCCGTCCAGGGCCTGCACTACGTCGGCACCGGtctcgccgccatcgccctcGGTGGTGTTGGCTTGGGTATCGGTGCCATCTTTGGCTGCCTGCTGATAGGCTGCGCTCGCCAGCCCAACCTGACCAAGATGCTCTTCAACTACGCCATTCTCGGCTTCGCTCTGACGGAGGCCATTGGCCTGTTCGCGCTGATGCTCGCCTTCCTCATGCTCTTCTCGTAGGGTACTTGACGTCTGCGGTTGCCTCTGTGTCTGCCTTGATCTCTCGATGACGGTTGTGATTGCTTGGCAGTGCTGAGCTGCGGCCGTAGTGAAGTCAAGAGggaggtggaagaggagggcgtgtGGCATCTTCCCGAGTGTGAGTgtaaatatatatatatattcatTTATTTATGCGTATGTGTGGCGAGCAGGGCTGAAGAAAGGTAGAGGGGGAGGTGGCCGCCCGCCTCTCCATTACACATCGCTACTCCCTAtcgcacccacccacctgcCCCTCCGCCTACGTAATCATGCATCCGTCCTCCCATCCTTGACCATGAACGGCACCACGTCTGTTTAGCCCAtggcacacatgcacatacgcATGTGCAGCTCCATCATTTCCTGCCTGCTGCACCTACCTGTgtattgtgtgtgtgtgtgtgtgtgtgtatcggTGTGTCTTTCAGGCATCTGGGACTGTAGCGATGTTTCTCCAGTCGCCGCCATCCCCGCCACTACCActacatacacacacacacgcacacctccccTTTTTCATGTTGCGTCGAGTGTACGGTTTTGGTATCTCTTCGACTGTCAGCatcgccctcttcctctcctcgcccTTTCTGTGAGCATCGCGGCACTGCAGGagaggtgtgcgcgcgtgtgcttaCAGAGTTGGAAAATAATGTAACATATATAAGCAAGGGAACAGCAAAGGCGAAAACTAAGATGACAGCGCAGGTGCAAGATCGCAGCTGAAAGCGCGCTCGCACCGAATAGGGCGTAAAGGCGAAACGTTGAACgttgggggagagggcgctCCCCTTCCACTCCTCCTCATCTCCGCCTCATGGGGCGCTGGGCCAGACAATGCCCTCACAGGATAAAGTATCACGTATGTGTCTTTTCTTTTGTATTGCCGagtctctctctgcgtgtgtgcgtgtgcggatGTAACCACATAATGATGTCGGTGGCTGGTCGAACGACGgcacatcacacacacatacatacatagAGGCACTGATGCGACGGGCTTCGCAGGACTGTGCACAAAACGATCAGCTCATGCCACCCACACTGCAGAACGTCTCTTCTGTGGGCAAGTCAGCAATTTTCCTTCCGCTCACatctccgccccccccctccgccacctctgcgTCCGCTACCACAAGggcctcttcttcctccctctctcccagCCCCCGACCCACACTCACCCCtcttcgcgtgtgtgctgctgttcgCGCAGAGCCTCAAGCTGGAGTGGTCAActtttcgttgttgctgGAGGGGGCAACCTTGATCTTCACACGATAGCAGCAGCCGTGTTGGTGTCGGCACCTCATCttcgtgcacacacacaacaactGCCATCATCAGCTCGTTGATCCccctccaaaaaaaaatcCCCTCTCTTTGTTTAGAGTACAAGTCCCACACATCCACAGAAGTTAGAAAGGGAacagcgacagagagacCCACACGATCGCAGAaagaggggcagagagagagcgcgcacgcataaCGAGCAGACTCGCGCCTCGCCtccactccccccccccctcctccctcactccTCATCGCGCTCccgcatacacatatatatatatatatatatatcatcACACGTCGATACCGAACGCCTAttacgcacacgcatacacacgcgcgcgcataTCCCAAGCTTATACGCCCCGTACGGTTGGTGTGCGGCTCTATTATTATTAGCACTATTCGCTCCCAtccacctccttccctcctttcgtttttctcGCCGCTCgatccaccaccaccaccaagaAAACGCTTGCCATCAGGCCCTTGCGTCGATATCATGAGCAGCCGTATCTGTGTAGCGGTGCGCAAGCGTCCCATCGCGGACCCGGAGCTGGACATCGTCGAGACGCCAACGCCGCGGTGCATCGTGAATGAGCCGAAGATAAAGTACGACCTCTCACCCTACACGGACCGGCACACCTTTACTTTCGATGAGGTGTTCGGGGAGACCTGCAACAACGCCGGCGTGTACCAGCGTTGCTGTCTGCCACTCATCGATACCGTATTCAACTACGGTAATGCCACGTGCTTTGCCTACGGGCAAACCGGATCGGGCAAGACGTACACCATGCTGGGTTCGCAGAAAGAGCCAGGGCTGTATGCCATTGCGGCGCGTGAGATCTTCGCACGCGCCAACGAcatcgacgccgtcgtcTACGTCTCTTTCTACGAAATCTACGGCCGGAAAATATTTGATCTCCTGAACAACCGAAAGCGCCTTTTCGCTCGCGAGGATGCGGACAAGGTGATCAACATTTGCGGGCTGAGCGAGCATCAGGTGACGGACATCCAGGAGATCTTCGACGTGATTACAGCGGGCAGTGCATACCGTGCGGCGGGTCAGACAAGCGCCAACGCCGAAAGTAGCCGCTCCCAcgccgtgctgcaggtggAGGTGCGAGAAACGCGGAGCGCCAACGCACGGCGTGCGCCCAAGACGATTGGTCGTATTTCCTTCATCGACTTGGCGGGTAacgagcgcggcgccgacacgTTCGACTGCGACCGCAAGACGCGAATGGAGGGTGCGGAGATCAACAAGTCTCTCCTGGCTCTGAAAGAGTGCATTCGGGCCCTCGGGATGGGCAAGAGTCACGTTCCATTTCGGGGGTCTATCTTGACCGAGGTGCTGCGAGACTCCTTCACCGGCAACAGCCGCACCACCATGATCTCCACCATTTCGCCGTCCTCGCAGCACTGCGTGAACACGCTCAACACGTTGCGCTACACCCAGCGGGTGAAGGaccttggcggcggcggcatcggtggtggtgcaaaAATTGAGCAAGTGGCCGGCAGCCCGCCAGGTCGCCggcccgctgcaccgcgccgaAAGCCCTTCGAGGCGATTCCTGCGAAGAACCGCCCGGAATGGGTGTCAGACTTCGCCTCCGACCCATCACCTGACGTGTCCCCGTCCGAGAATGGCGGCTACGGCGGCGAGAGTGACGGGGTCGCGGCAGGTGCGGCGCCGAGAAACGCCGCCAAGCCTCGCGGTCGGCAGCCGTCGGTAGGCCGTAGCGGCGGTACGCCCCCGCCGGCCGCAGCCGTGGTGAAGGTGAAAGACCCGAAAATCGCGACGATTGTGCAGAACCACATCGCCGCCCTGGAgtccgacgacgacgacgacgacatcgaCGATGACTGCTGCCACTACCCGCGCGCCgcggaaggcggcggcgtgatGCAGCGGGAGGAAGAGCGGCAGGTGCGCAAAGTGCACGCCTACGTTGTCGAGGAGATTGCAAAGGCGGAGGATAAGCTCattgcgctgcaccgccggcacaTCGACTCCAAGATGACCGGCATCAAGGAGGAGATCACGGCGATCCAGTCTTTTGAGGAATCCGACTCGGTCGACGAGTACGTGGCGCGGGTTCGGGTACTGCTGATGAAGCAGCGAGACGACATGAACGAGATCTTGGCGATGCTGAACGGCATCGGGTCGATGCTGCGCGATGAGGAGGACCTCTCCAAGACGCTCACTTCAAGCGTAAGTGcacggcgatgatgatggGATTGGGGAGGTAAGCAccggagagcgagaagaTATGGAGGAGGGCTAACagcggaggaaggggagCACAACAAGCATAAAAGGCAAAACCGACGTGGTATACGTACCCTCGTCTTTGTTTCACTTTTCTTTCGCCCGACTGAGGTCGCGTGCTTGGTTCTAGCGTGGCGCTTTTCGTTCTTGATGTATCTTACAgcagtgcacacgcgcgcactcaCACCGTCACACCGTCGCAGGCCAAACAAAGAGTAACAGGAGGGCAACCttcacatgcgcgcacagagagacgcaccTTCATACATTGGCCCAAGATGATGGATCCTCTGCACCCTTGTCTGCATcgctcgcttttcttttatcgtgagggaaggaggaagaggaggttAGTTTTGGTGTTCTCCCGGTGTAGCACGGCAATTGCCTtgtccccctcctccctctctgtgcctgcctgtgtgggtgtgtgtctcACTCTCATTGGCCACCAACACATACCCGCGCGTGGTCCACAGGTAACCGGCACTTCAAACAGCGTCTCGCTTGCGTTTTATTTTTGTTATGTTTTCACTATtacacccccctccccgcccacGACCGTTCATCGTACTCCCTCTCGCCTACCGTGCACCGTGATccacgcctccctccctagcttcttccctccctttcgcTCTCAGATGGTcttgggggaggggtgtcAAGCGCCtgcagaggaagggagagagagagagagagacggcgaaATCGGTAcgcggcgcgctcctcttcctttcttaCGTGGCTTCCTCAGCTATTTCTTACTTGTTGGTGTAGTGCTGGAGGTCGAGGGGTAGGGGCAGGGGAGGCGGTGATTCGCCGGTATGCGCACCCCAACGTTGATGAgcgcgggtgtgtgtgcgatggatcgtgcatgtgtgtttATATGTATGGTTGCagtgcggcgtgtgtgtatgggcgGTGTGGGGTGCGTGAAGTGGGCGGGTGCGGTATGTGCGGTGCACTTGCGCGCCCCCtcctgccctcccctcccccacccaaCCCCATAAACACACCGCCATGCTGCCATGTAAAACACCGCAGCCCAGGCAACGACGTGGATAATGGCAGAAACAAGTAACAAAtcgaaagagaagaggaggagcggcacaCACCAGAAAACGTGGAAGTGCTGTGCAGGAGCGAGAGAcggaaagggggaaggaggtgCGACGGTGCGACGGTGCGAAACGGAGCAGAGGCAGACGCGCTTATTGTCTAAGCGCCGGTGGAGGGTAGACTGGGAGTTGCCTCACCcctccgctgcagcaacgacgccatcctcctcctcctcgctctctttgtGTGCACGAACATACCCGTATCCACTGCCCTTTGCTTGTGTTCGGATCGCATGATCCGCTACCACTTCttcatcccctcccccttccctcgccgATATGGCACAGATATAGCGATGCGTACGCGTGCACACCAATCATGTGGCTCCACGTTTCTatcctccctctttcctaTATATCCCTCTCTCCATGCCTCGATGACCTCGCTCCCTGTGCGATTCGTGCACCACCACTTCCTCCCCGGCGCTTCGTCATCAACCGGTAGTGTCTTTTGGTCGCCATAGCAAAAGCTACTTAACGCAACCCGTTGTTCTCACCA
This genomic stretch from Leishmania donovani BPK282A1 complete genome, chromosome 24 harbors:
- a CDS encoding ubiquitin hydrolase, putative, yielding MDVAHNRSLGFAGKEILFRKIEFERYRKPHVVEYPRSAVVLNPQHTRQLRDAMCTQRQGVEHNSSDADDGDQGEAPRRYSDSDDDDDDDPQRVDKATQLCSDAQFRGSLHLCWQAITPVGLGLMNLGNTCFANSVLQALAHTPAVAQYFMNTFRSADSQLGAPFDFAFALAETFRKMQHAPQQGRTGGGGAYRPGQIMSNLRLLSKHFSIGRQSDAHEFAVQLLFSCQKSLLHRLVGSKKVHPRVAHTTALHRICGGYLLSQVTWSRQEEIQQLLRAGKQQEAMDLKMEAKQAEGKRAQRASRHGLDPQTLCSNTYDPFTILSVELAGHTLQHCLDKFCAVEELDGRSYLSPRQVGVRAKKKLSIHVPPPVFVIHVKRFTPSGSKINKHVLFPLELDITRYCTLLSSSSSPPPPPNHLQPHNGMSSPATTKRADCQYELNAVCVHEGRSIDYGHYYTLAKAPNGMWYEFNDSHVSRLSEDQLQQAQVYMLFYSRKPTVAAEMMQPPHQQQHNIRGSAPASVSSSAASKLGAMTAVEEDGAVGQELSESEVQVLLEKRRAVQRQAGSLNGCRSSSSATAAEKPQLLSNTSGDSDDEGHAVEPTSLSSSKSARAQTFKRMQEALPTDSDSNSDDEKQDRAYVLRLPAQLNGCTVQDSHIEADVAPQPSRRDDEHDAPADGEAPLKLAKVSLYGGIIKSMKRMLKDGADGGASTDTTAPQQQRKSPNFRVGRNAVQALHQRKVLNTPETVRRPASAPKFQQRIRDPMWEMEMDRGKVKKVKSKEKAPDPFEGVNPFQEVSRGMFDVRGRRRRA
- a CDS encoding ATPase subunit 9, putative; translation: MMRRAIAQPVARRAAAASSALVVAPRQASTVALSVQGLHYVGTGLAAIALGGVGLGIGAIFGCLLIGCARQPNLTKMLFNYAILGFALTEAIGLFALMLAFLMLFS
- a CDS encoding MCAK-like kinesin, putative, which produces MSSRICVAVRKRPIADPELDIVETPTPRCIVNEPKIKYDLSPYTDRHTFTFDEVFGETCNNAGVYQRCCLPLIDTVFNYGNATCFAYGQTGSGKTYTMLGSQKEPGLYAIAAREIFARANDIDAVVYVSFYEIYGRKIFDLLNNRKRLFAREDADKVINICGLSEHQVTDIQEIFDVITAGSAYRAAGQTSANAESSRSHAVLQVEVRETRSANARRAPKTIGRISFIDLAGNERGADTFDCDRKTRMEGAEINKSLLALKECIRALGMGKSHVPFRGSILTEVLRDSFTGNSRTTMISTISPSSQHCVNTLNTLRYTQRVKDLGGGGIGGGAKIEQVAGSPPGRRPAAPRRKPFEAIPAKNRPEWVSDFASDPSPDVSPSENGGYGGESDGVAAGAAPRNAAKPRGRQPSVGRSGGTPPPAAAVVKVKDPKIATIVQNHIAALESDDDDDDIDDDCCHYPRAAEGGGVMQREEERQVRKVHAYVVEEIAKAEDKLIALHRRHIDSKMTGIKEEITAIQSFEESDSVDEYVARVRVLLMKQRDDMNEILAMLNGIGSMLRDEEDLSKTLTSSVSARR